The proteins below come from a single Oncorhynchus gorbuscha isolate QuinsamMale2020 ecotype Even-year linkage group LG12, OgorEven_v1.0, whole genome shotgun sequence genomic window:
- the pan3 gene encoding PAN2-PAN3 deadenylation complex subunit PAN3 isoform X2, with amino-acid sequence MNSGLPASAAPLGGVGIPCVKVKFCRYYAKDKTCFYGDECQFLHEEPSMVNMSLHGGGSPVPLSMSGGAVTAAGYPLSAPPACPVGVPTVTKKSDSLGSAGTALDGQLLTIPGMEGGTDANLTNSYFSSSFIGVNGFGSPAESKYSMMQRMTSSSSSSSSPSLLDDGEKNFSHSAHDLFHGTLAVGPGQSCGSMENSPWTTQSSFPLPLCPLPDPVSSPISSLFSDFGALSISQRRKAPNPTANEFIPKGVPRMATMVQSSVPAFPLPLFPHPSLSSSTAAALAPGMSLSAGSSPLHSPKITPHTSPAPRRRSHTPNPNNPNPANYMVPTSVSDQGAHIIQKETVGGTTYFYTDNTPAPMAGMVFPTYHIYPPTAPHVAYMQPKANAPSFFMADELRQELINRHLITMAQIDQSENTGVPSEVDSYHSLFPLEPVPPPNRLQKTSNFSYITSCYKAVNSKDDLPYCLRRVHGFRLVNTKCMMLVDMWKKIQHSNSVTLREVFTTKAFGDHSLVFSYDFHAGAETMFSRHFNDPTADSYFTKRKWGQHEPPPPRQHAGLLPESLIWAYIVQLSSALRTIHTAGLACRVMDPSKILITGKTRLRVNCVGVFDVLTFDNSQTNHVTLMPQYQQADLISLGKVVLALACNSLCVCVLLQQADLISLGKVVLALACNSLCVCVLL; translated from the exons ATGAACAGTGGACTCCCAGCTTCAGCTGCTCCGCTCGGGGGTGTCGGAATTCCCTGCGTCAAGGTGAAGTTCTGCCGATACTACGCAAAGGACAAGACTTGCTTTTATGGGGACGAGTGTCAGTTTTTGCACGAGGAACCGTCCATGGTAAACATGTCTCTTCATGGTGGAGGAAGCCCCGTCCCTTTATCCATGTCAGGAGGAGCCGTGACGGCAGCGGGGTATCCGCTTAGTGCACCCCCGGCCTGCCCGGTAGGGGTGCCGACCGTCACCAAAAAGAGCGACTCTCTTGGTTCTGCAGGCACGGCTCTGGATGGACAGCTGTTAACCA TCCCTGGTATGGAGGGTGGGACTGATGCTAATCTGACCAACTCCTACTTCAGCAGCAGCTTTATTGGGGTGAATGGCTTCGGGAGCCCCGCAGAGTCTAAATACTCAATGATGCAG AGaatgaccagcagcagcagcagcagcagttctCCCAGTCTCCTTGATGATGGTGAAAAGAACTTTAGCCACAGCGCTCACG ATCTATTCCATGGAACCCTGGCAGTTGGACCAGGTCAGAGTTGTGGGTCAATGGAAAACTCTCCGTGGACAACACAGtcttcattccctctccctctatgtccTCTTCCTGATCCAGTTAGTTCTCCCATATCTTCACTCTTCAGTGACTTTGGTGCTCTGAGCATATCACAAAGGAGAAAG GCTCCCAACCCTACAGCCAATGAGTTCATCCCTAAGGGGGTTCCCCGCATGGCCACTATGGTCCAGTCCAGTGTTCCAGCCTTCCCCTTGCCCCTCTTCCCCCACCCCAGCCTCAGCAGCTCCACCGCCGCTGCCCTAGCACCCG GGATGTCTCTTTCTGCAGGGTcctcccccctccactcccccaaAATCACCCCCCACACCTCCCCTGCCCCACGCCGGCGCAGCCACACCCCCAACCCCAACAACCCCAATCCGGCTAACTACATGGTGCCCACCAGTGTGTCTGACCAGGGGGCCCACATCATCCAGAAGGAGACGGTGGGGGGGACCACCTACTTCTACACCGACAACACCCCCGCTCCCATGGCCGGGATG GTGTTTCCTACCTACCACATCTACCCCCCCACTGCTCCCCACGTGGCCTACATGCAGCCCAAAGCCAACGCTCCGTCCTTCTTCATGGCTGATGAACTCCGACAG GAGCTGATAAACAGACATCTAATCACCATGGCTCAGATCGACCAGTCAGAGAACACCG GTGTTCCCTCTGAGGTGGATAGCTACCACAGCCTGTTTCCCCTGGAGCCTGTCCCCCCTCCCAACCGCCTGCAGAAGACCAGCAACTTCAGCTACATCACTTCCTGCTACAAGGCCGTCAACAGCAAGGACGACCTGCCTTACTGCCTGAGGAGGGTACatg gtttcAGGCTGGTGAACACCAAGTGTATGATGCTGGTGGACATGTGGAAGAAGATTCAGCACTCCAACTCTGTTACCCTGAGGGAGGTCTTCACCACCAAGGCCTTTGGAGACCact cGTTGGTGTTTTCCTATGACTTCCATGCGGGGGCAGAGACCATGTTTAGCAGGCACTTCAACGACCCCACTGCAGACTCCTACTTCACCAAGAGGAAGTGGG GACAGCACGAGCCCCCACCACCCCGGCAGCATGCTGGTCTACTTCCTGAGTCTCTGATCTGGGCCTACATCGTTCAGCTGAGCTCAGCTCTCAGAACCATCCACACTGCTGGCCTGGCCTGCAGGGTCATGGACCCCAGCAAGATCCTCATCACCGGCAAGaccag GTTACGGGTGAACTGTGTCGGGGTGTTTGATGTCTTAACGTTTGACAACAGTCAGACCAACCATGTGACCCTCATGCCACAGTACCAG